From Anopheles darlingi chromosome 2, idAnoDarlMG_H_01, whole genome shotgun sequence, the proteins below share one genomic window:
- the LOC125948061 gene encoding myosin heavy chain, muscle isoform X2, which produces MPKPVVQVGEDPDPTPFLFISLEQKRIDQSKPYDAKKACWVPDEKEGYLLGEIKATKGDLVTVGLPGGETKDYKKDLVSQVNPPKYEKCEDMSNLTYLNDASVLHNLRQRYYAKLIYTYSGLFCVVINPYKRYPLYTNRCAKMYRGKRRNEVPPHLFAVSDGAYVNMLTNHENQSMLITGESGAGKTENTKKVIAYFATIGASGKKDENAEKKGSLEDQVVQTNPVLEAFGNAKTVRNDNSSRFGKFIRIHFTGSGKLAGADIETYLLEKARVISQQSLERSYHIFYQLMSGSVKGLKEICLLSNNINDYNIVSQGKTTIPSVDDGEEMQITDEAFNVLGFTQEEKDNIYKITSAVMHMGRMQFKQKGREEQAEADGTEDGDRVAKLLGVVTDDLYKNLLKPRIKVGNEFVTKGQNKDQVTNSVGALCKGIFDRVFKWLVKKCNETLDTKQKRAQFIGVLDIAGFEIFDYNGFEQLCINFTNEKLQQFFNHHMFVLEQEEYKKEGINWAFIDFGMDLLACIELIEKPMGILSILEEESMFPKATDQTFAEKLMTNHLGKSAPFQKPRPPKPGCQAGHFAIGHYAGCVSYNITGWLEKNKDPLNDTVVDQFKKGTNALVVEIFADHPGQSADPAASKGGRGKKGAGFATVSSSYKEQLNNLMTTLKSTQPHFVRCIIPNEMKTAGVVDAHLVMHQLTCNGVLEGIRICRKGFPNRMMYPDFKLRYLILAPAAMQAESEGKKAAEKCFEAIGLDPDSYRIGHTKVFFRAGVLGQMEEFRDERLSKIMSWMQAWCRGYLSRKEFKKMQEQRVSLEIVQRNLRKYLKLRTWAWWKLWQKVKPLLNVSRVEDQIAKLEEKATKAQEAFEKEEKMRKELEALNSKLLAEKTALLDSLSGEKGALQEYQEKAAKLTAQKNDLENQLRDTQERLAQEEDARNQLFQTKKKLEQEIGGQKKDAEDLELQIQKIEQDKASKDHQIRNLNDEIAHQDELINKLNKEKKMQGEVNQKTAEELQAAEDKVNHLNKVKAKLEQTLDELEDSLEREKKLRGDVEKAKRKVEGDLKLTQEAVADLERNKKELEQTVLRKDKEISALSAKLEDEQSLVGKLQKQIKELQARIEELEEEVEAERQARAKAEKQRADLARELEELGERLEEAGGATSAQIELNKKREAELAKLRRDLEEANIQHEGTLANLRKKHNDAVAEMAEQVDQLNKLKTKAEHDRANMYNELNNTRTACDQLSREKAAQEKIAKQLQHTLNEVQSKLDETNRTLNDFDASKKKLSIENSDLLRQLEDAESQVSQLSKIKISLTQQLEDTKRLADEEARERATLLGKFRNLEHDLDNLREQVEEEAEGKGDIQRQLSKANAEAQLWRSKYESEGVARAEELEEAKRKLQARLAEAEETIESLNQKCIALEKTKQRLATEVEDLQLEVDRASSIANAAEKKQKAFDKIIGEWKLKVDDLAAELDASQKECRNYSTELFRLKGAYEEGQEQLEAVRRENKNLADEVKDLLDQIGEGGRNIHEIEKSRKRLEAEKDELQAALEEAEAALEQEENKVLRAQLELSQVRQEIDRRIQEKEEEFENTRKNHQRALDSMQASLEAEAKGKAEALRMKKKLEADINELEIALDHANKANAEAQKNIKRYQQQLKDVQSALEEEQRARDDAREQLGISERRANALQNELEESRTLLEQADRGRRQAEQELSDAHEQLNEVSAQNASIAAAKRKLESELQTLHSDLDELLNEAKNSEEKAKKAMVDAARLADELRAEQDHAQTQEKLRKALEQQIKELQVRLDEAESNALKGGKKAIQKLEQRVRELESELDSEQRRHADAQKNLRKSERRIKELTFQSEEDRKNHERMQDLVDKLQQKIKTYKRQIEEAEEIAALNLAKFRKAQQELEEAEERADIAEQAATKFRTKGGRAGSVQRGASPAPQRQPSAIPALAGLNFPTFDDHGF; this is translated from the exons ATGCCGAAGCCAGTAGTTCAGGTCGGAGAGGATCCGGACCCAACCCCGttccttttcatttcgctcGAACAGAAGCGTATCGATCAGAGCAAGCCGTACGATGCCAAGAAGGCTTGCTGGGTTCCGGACGAGAAGGAGGGCTACCTGTTGGGTGAAATCAAGGCCACCAAGGGTGACTTGGTTACCGTTGGCCTGCCTGGTGGCGAG ACCAAGGACTACAAGAAGGACTTGGTGTCCCAGGTCAACCCACCGAAATACGAGAAATGCGAGGATATGTCCAACTTGACGTATCTTAACGATGCCTCTGTGCTCCATAACTTGAGACAGAGATACTACGCTAAGCTTATCTAC ACCTACTCGGGCTTGTTCTGCGTTGTCATCAACCCGTACAAGCGTTACCCGCTGTATACCAACCGTTGCGCCAAGATGTACCGTGGCAAGCGCCGTAATGAAGTGCCGCCCCATCTGTTCGCCGTGTCTGACGGTGCCTACGTCAACATGTTGACCAACCATGAGAACCAGTCTATGCTGATTACCGGTGAATCTGGTGCCGGAAAGACTGAGAACACCAAGAAGGTCATTGCGTACTTCGCCACCATTGGCGCGTCGGGCAAGAAGGACGAGAACGCTGAGAAGAAGGGCTCCCTGGAAGATCAGGTCGTCCAGACTAACCCCGTACTTGAGGCCTTCGGTAACGCCAAGACCGTCCGTAACGATAACTCGTCTCGTTTC GGTAAGTTCATCCGTATCCACTTCACCGGAAGCGGTAAGCTGGCTGGTGCCGATATTGAGACCTACCTGCTGGAGAAGGCTCGTGTCATCTCGCAGCAGTCGCTGGAGCGCTCGTACCACATCTTCTACCAGCTCATGTCTGGCTCCGTCAAGGGATTGAAAG AAATTTGTCTGCTCTCCAACAACATCAATGACTACAATATCGTCTCGCAAGGCAAAACGACAATCCCGAGTGTAGATGATGGAGAAGAAATGCAGATCACCGAT GAAGCCTTCAACGTTCTGGGTTTCActcaggaggagaaggacaacATCTACAAGATCACTTCCGCTGTCATGCACATGGGTCGCATGCAGTTCAAGCAGAAGGGTCGCGAAGAGCAGGCTGAAGCCGACGGTACCGAGGATGGTGACCGTGTGGCCAAGCTGCTCGGTGTGGTCACTGACGATCTGTACAAGAATCTGCTGAAGCCACGTATTAAGGTCGGTAACGAGTTCGTCACCAAGGGTCAGAACAAGGACCAGGTCACCAACTCGGTCGGTGCCCTCTGCAAGGGTATCTTCGATCGTGTCTTCAAATGGCTGGTCAAGAAGTGTAACGAGACTCTGGACACCAAGCAGAAGCGTGCTCAGTTCATTGGTGTGCTGGATATTGCTGGTTTCGAAATCTTCGAC TACAACGGTTTCGAGCAGCTCTGTATTAACTTCACCAACGAGAAGCTGCAGCAGTTCTTCAACCACCACATGTTCGTGCTGGAGCAGGAAGAATACAAGAAAGAGGGTATCAACTGGGCCTTCATCGATTTCGGTATGGACTTGCTGGCCTGTATCGAGCTGATCGAAAAG CCCATGGGTATCCTGTCGATTCTTGAGGAAGAGTCTATGTTCCCGAAGGCCACCGATCAGACCTTTGCTGAGAAGCTGATGACCAACCATCTGGGCAAGTCGGCTCCGTTCCAGAAGCCGCGCCCGCCGAAGCCAGGTTGCCAGGCCGGTCACTTCGCCATCGGTCACTACGCCGGTTGTGTGTCGTACAACATCACCGGATGGCTTGAGAAGAACAAGGATCCGCTGAACGACACTGTCGTCGATCAGTTCAAGAAGGGTACCAACGCCCTGGTCGTGGAGATCTTCGCTGATCACCCAGGCCAGTCGGCTGATCCAGCTGCCTCCAAGGGCGGTCGTGGCAAGAAGGGTGCCGGTTTCGCCACTGTCTCGTCCTCGTACAAGGAACAGCTGAACAACCTGATGACCACGCTGAAGTCTACTCAGCCTCACTTCGTCCGTTGTATCATTCCCAACGAAATGAAGACGGCCGGTGTCGTTGATGCTCACTTGGTCATGCACCAGCTGACTTGTAACGGTGTGCTTGAAGGTATCCGTATTTGCCGTAAGGGATTCCCCAACCGCATGATGTACCCTGACTTCAAGCTGCG CTACTTGATCTTGGCCCCAGCTGCCATGCAGGCTGAGAGCGAAGGCAAGAAGGCTGCCGAGAAGTGTTTCGAAGCCATCGGTCTGGACCCTGACTCCTACCGTATTGGTCACACCAAG GTCTTCTTCCGTGCCGGTGTCCTGGGTCAGATGGAGGAGTTCCGTGATGAGCGCCTCAGCAAGATCATGTCCTGGATGCAGGCCTGGTGCCGTGGTTACCTGTCGCGTAAGGAGTTCAAGAAGATGCAGGAACAGCGCGTCTCCCTGGAGATCGTCCAGCGCAATCTGCGCAAGTACCTGAAGCTGCGTACCTGGGCCTGGTGGAAGCTGTGGCAGAAGGTCAAGCCGCTGCTTAACGTTTCCCGCGTTGAGGACCAGATCGCC AAACTGGAAGAGAAGGCCACCAAGGCACAGGAGGCcttcgagaaggaggagaagatgcGCAAGGAGCTCGAGGCTCTGAACAGCAAGCTGCTGGCTGAGAAGACCGCTCTCTTGGACTCGCTGTCCGGCGAGAAGGGTGCCCTCCAGGAATACCAGGAGAAGGCCGCCAAGCTGACCGCCCAGAAGAACGACCTGGAGAACCAGCTGCGC GACACCCAGGAGCGCCTGGCCCAAGAAGAGGATGCCCGCAACCAGCTCTTCCAGACTAAGAAGAAGCTGGAGCAGGAAATCGGAGGCCAGAAGAAGGATGCCGAGGATCTGGAGCTGCAGATCCAGAAGATCGAGCAGGACAAGGCCTCGAAGGATCACCAGATCCGCAACCTGAACGACGAGATCGCCCACCAGGATGAGCTGATCAACAAGTTgaacaaggagaagaagatgcagGGTGAGGTCAACCAGAAGACCGCCGAGGAGCTGCAGGCCGCCGAAGACAAGGTGAACCACCTGAACAAGGTGAAGGCCAAGCTGGAGCAGACTCTGGATGAGCTGGAGGATTCGCTCGAGCGCGAGAAGAAGCTGCGCGGTGATGTTGAGAAGGCGAAGCGCAAGGTTGAGGGTGACCTGAAGCTGACCCAGGAGGCCGTCGCCGATCTGGAGCGCAACAAGAAGGAGCTCGAGCAGACCGTCCTGCGCAAGGACAAGGAGATCTCGGCCCTGTCCGCCAAGCTGGAGGACGAGCAGTCGTTGGTCGGCAAGCTGCAGAAGCAGATCAAGGAGCTGCAGGCTCGCATtgaggagctggaggaggaggtcgagGCCGAGCGTCAGGCTCGCGCCAAGGCTGAGAAGCAGCGCGCTGATCTGGCCCGTGAGCTCGAGGAGCTGGGCGAGCGTCTGGAGGAGGCTGGCGGTGCCACCTCGGCCCAGATTGAGCTGAACAAGAAGCGTGAGGCTGAGCTGGCCAAGCTGCGCCGCGATCTGGAGGAGGCCAACATCCAGCATGAGGGCACTCTGGCTAACCTGCGCAAGAAGCACAACGATGCCGTCGCCGAGATGGCCGAGCAGGTCGATCAGCTGAACAAACTGAAGACCAA GGCTGAACACGATCGCGCTAACATGTACAATGAGCTGAACAACACTCGTACTGCCTGCGATCAGCTGTCCCGCGAAAAG GCCGCCCAGGAAAAGATCGccaagcagctgcagcatacTCTGAACGAAGTACAAAGCAAGTTGGACGAAACCAACCGCACGCTGAACGATTTCGATGCCTCCAAGAAGAAGCTGTCGATCGAGAACTCCGATCTGCTGCGCCAGCTGGAGGATGCCGAATCGCAGGTGTCGCAGCTGAGCAAGATCAAGATCTCGCTGACTCAGCAGCTGGAGGATACCAAGCGTCTGGCCGACGAGGAGGCCCGCGAGCGCGCCACGCTGCTGGGCAAGTTCCGCAACCTGGAGCACGACCTGGACAACCTGCGCGAGCAGGTTGAGGAGGAGGCCGAGGGCAAGGGTGACATTCAGCGCCAGCTCAGCAAGGCCAACGCCGAGGCCCAGCTGTGGCGCAGCAAGTACGAGTCGGAGGGCGTCGCCCGTGccgaggagctggaggaggcCAAGCGCAAGCTGCAGGCCCGtctggccgaggccgaggagaCGATCGAGTCGCTGAACCAGAAGTGCATCGCTCTGGAGAAGACGAAGCAGCGCCTGGCCACCGAGGTCGAGGATCTGCAGCTCGAGGTTGACCGTGCCTCGTCGATCGCCAACGCTgccgagaagaagcagaaggccTTCGACAAGATCATTGGCGAGTGGAAGCTGAAGGTCGATGATCTGGCCGCCGAGCTGGACGCTTCGCAGAAGGAGTGCCGCAACTACTCGACTGAGCTGTTCCGTCTGAAGGGTGCCTACGAGGAGGGCCAGGAGCAGCTGGAGGCTGTGCGCCGTGAGAACAAGAACCTGGCCGATGAGGTCAAGGATCTGCTGGACCAGATCGGTGAGGGTGGCCGCAACATTCACGAGATCGAGAAGTCGCGTAAGCGCCTGGAGGCCGAGAAGGACGAGCTGCAGGCTGCCCTGGAGGAGGCTGAGGCCGCtctggagcaggaggagaacaaGGTGCTGCGCGCACAGCTGGAGCTGTCGCAGGTGCGCCAGGAGATTGACCGCCGCAtccaggagaaggaagaggagttCGAGAACACCCGCAAGAACCACCAGCGCGCCCTGGACTCGATGCAGGCCTCGCTGGAAGCCGAAGCCAAGGGTAAGGCCGAGGCTCTGCgcatgaagaagaagctggaagCCGACATCAACGAGCTGGAAATCGCGCTGGACCATGCCAACAAG GCCAACGCTGAGGCCCAGAAGAACATCAAgcgctaccagcagcagctgaaggatGTCCAGAGCGCtctggaggaggagcagcgcGCCCGCGACGATGCCCGCGAACAGCTGGGTATCTCGGAGCGTCGTGCCAACGCCCTGCAGAACGAGCTGGAGGAGTCGCGCACCCTGCTGGAACAGGCCGACCGTGGCCGTCGCCAGGCCGAACAGGAGCTCAGCGATGCTCACGAGCAGCTGAACGAGGTGTCCGCCCAGAACGCGTCGATCGCCGCCGCCAAGAGGAAGCTCGAGTCTGAGCTGCAGACCCTGCACTCCGACCTGGATGAGCTGCTGAACGAGGCCAAGAACTCCGAGGAGAAGGCCAAGAAGGCCATGGTTGATGCCGCCCGCCTGGCCGATGAGCTGCGCGCCGAGCAGGACCATGCCCAGACCCAGGAGAAGCTGCGCAAGGCCCTGGAGCAGCAGATCAAGGAACTGCAGGTCCGCCTGGACGAGGCCGAATCGAACGCCCTCAAGGGAGGCAAGAAGGCCATCCAGAAGCTGGAACAGCGCGTCCGCGAGCTGGAGTCGGAGCTGGACAGCGAACAGAGACGACATGCCGATGCCCAGAAGAACCTGCGCAAGTCGGAGCGCCGCATCAAGGAGCTGACCTTCCAGTCGGAGGAGGACCGCAAGAACCACGAGCGCATGCAGGATCTGGTTGACAAGCTGCAGCAGAAGATCAAGACTTACAAGAGGCAGATCGAGGAGGCCGAGGAGATCGCCGCCCTCAACCTGGCCAAGTTCCGCAAGGCCCagcaggagctggaggaggcCGAGGAGCGCGCCGATATTGCCGAGCAAGCTGCCACCAAATTCCGTACCAAGGGAGGACGTGCCGGTTCCGTACAGCGTGGTGCTAGCCCAGCA CCCCAGAGACAGCCGTCTGCCATTCCTGCTCTTGCAGGACTGAACTTCCCCACATTCGACGATCACGGTTTCTAA